A single region of the Oncorhynchus keta strain PuntledgeMale-10-30-2019 chromosome 4, Oket_V2, whole genome shotgun sequence genome encodes:
- the guf1 gene encoding translation factor Guf1, mitochondrial isoform X1, whose amino-acid sequence MQLSLIKHQGCATPFLRHLLDFRVYQTRQRSQCCKIACTVIRHRWMKRAPVFCTHNTTNKMISTQADKENIDMSKFPVERIRNFSIIAHIDHGKSTLADRLLELTGAIATTDKNKQVLDKLQVERERGITVKAQTASLFYKYQGQTYLLNLIDTPGHVDFSYEVSRSISACQGVLLIVDANQGIQAQTVANFYLAFEAQLTIIPVINKIDLKNADPERVEKQIEKVFDIPTEECIRISAKLGTNVEQVLQEVVKRLPPPTFKKEDPFKALVFDSNFDHYRGVVANIALFGGYLSKGDRIISAYLGKSYEVNELGLLRPDEHPTDRLYAGQVGYVIAGMKEVKEAQIGDTLYHQKHLVEALPGFKPAKAMVFAGMYPMDQSDYSALRSAVEKLTLNDSSVTVQRDSSLALGAGWRLGFLGLLHMEVFNQRLEQEYNASVIVTAPTVPYKAILSSAKLIKEHGKEEITIVNPAQFPDRSVVKEYLEPMVMGTIITPDDYIGKIMSICLNRRAVQKNMVYIDDHRVMMKYLFPLNEIVVDFYDLLKSMSSGYASFDYEDAGYQAAHVIKMDILLNGKPVEELTTIVHKDRAYSAGKAMCERLQDAIPRQMFEIAVQAAIGSKVIARETIKAYKKNVLAKCYGGDITRKMKLLKKQAEGKKKMRYIGTVQVPKDAFINVLKRKDK is encoded by the exons ATGCAGCTGTCTTTAATAAAACATCAAGGGTGTGCAACACCTTTTTTAAGGCATCTTTTGGACTTCAGGGTTTATCAAACAAGACAAAGGAGCCAGTGCTGTAAAATAGCTTGCACGGTCATTAGACACCGATGGATGAAGAGGGCACCTGTTTTCTGCAcacacaacaccaccaacaagaTGATCAGTACACAGGCTGACAAA GAGAACATAGATATGTCAAAGTTCCCAGTGGAGAGGATCAGAAACTTCAGCATCATTGCTCACATTGACCATGGGAAAAGCACCTTGGCTGACAGGCTTCTGGAACTAACAG GTGCCATAGCCACGACAGATAAGAACAAACAGGTGTTGGACAAGCTGCAGGTGGAGCGAGAGCGAGGGATAACTGTGAAGGCCCAGACAGCCTCCTTGTTCTACAAGTACCAGGGACAGACTTACCTGCTCAACCTCATTGATACACCA GGTCATGTTGACTTCAGTTATGAAGTGTCTAGATCCATCTCAGCGTGTCAAGGTGTACTGTTGATTGTTGATGCCAATCAG GGGATTCAAGCACAGACTGTGGCTAACTTCTACTTGGCATTCGAAGCTCAGCTGACCATCATTCCTGTCATCAACAAG ATTGATTTGAAAAATGCTGATCCAGAGAGGGTAGAAAAACAGATTGAGAAGGTGTTTGATATTCCAACTGAAGAATGTATTAGG ATTTCTGCCAAACTGGGAACCAATGTAGAACAAGTCCTCCAAGAGGTGGTGAAACGGTTACCACC ACCAACCTTTAAAAAAGAGGACCCGTTCAAAGCCCTGGTGTTTGACTCCAACTTCGATCACTACAGAGGGGTGGTGGCGAACATCGCTCTGTTCGGAGGCTATTTGTCTAAAGGAGACAGGATCATATCTGCGTACCTGGGGAAAAGCTACGAGGTCAACGAGCTAGGCCTCCTCAGGCCAGATGAGCACCCCACAGACAGATT GTACGCAGGCCAGGTGGGCTATGTTATAGCAGGTATGAAGGAAGTGAAGGAGGCCCAGATCGGTGACACCCTCTACCATCAGAAACATCTGGTAGAAGCTTTGCCAGGGTTCAAGCCAGCCAAGGCCATGGTGTTTGCCG GGATGTACCCTATGGACCAGTCAGACTACAGCGCCCTCCGCAGTGCTGTGGAGAAACTGACGCTCAACGACTCCAGTGTGACGGTCCAGAGAGACAGCAGTTTGGCACTGGGAGCAGGCTGGAG ACTAGGCTTCCTGGGCCTGCTCCACATGGAGGTGTTTAACCAGCGCTTGGAACAGGAGTACAACGCCTCTGTCATAGTGACAGCCCCCACTGTGCCCTACAAGGCTATCCTGTCCTCCGCCAAGCTCATTAAG gagcATGGGAAGGAGGAGATCACCATAGTGAACCCAGCCCAGTTCCCAGACAGGTCCGTAGTGAAAGAGTACCTGGAGCCCATGGTGATGGGGACCATCATCACCCCTGATGACTACATTGGGAAAATCATGAGTATCTGCTTG AATCGCCGAGCCGTCCAGAAGAACATGGTGTACATTGACGACCACCGAGTGATGATGAAATATCTCTTCCCTCTGAATGAAATTGTCGTGGACTTCTATGACCTCCTCAAATCCATGTCTTCAGGATATGCCAG CTTTGACTATGAGGATGCAGGGTACCAGGCTGCTCATGTGATCAAGATGGATATTCTGCTGAACGGGAAACCTGTGGAGGAACTCACCACTATTGTTCACAA AGACCGGGCATACAGTGCAGGCAAAGCCATGTGCGAGCGCCTGCAAGACGCCATACCCAGACAGATGTTTGAAATCGCAGTACAAGCAGCCATCGGCAGCAAAGTCATCGCCAGGGAGAC aaTAAAGGCTTACAAGAAAAATGTGCTCGCAAAATGT TACGGAGGTGATATAACAAGAAAGATGAAGCTCCTGAAGAAACAAGCGGAGGGTAAAAAGAAGATGCGGTATATTGGAACCGTGCAAGTCCCCAAGGATGCCTTCATCAATGTTCTGAAGAGGAAAGACAAGTAG
- the guf1 gene encoding translation factor GUF1, mitochondrial isoform X2, with protein sequence MGEAQTQFFTTPATAGNSSSLSPGSISEPSETADYGAIATTDKNKQVLDKLQVERERGITVKAQTASLFYKYQGQTYLLNLIDTPGHVDFSYEVSRSISACQGVLLIVDANQGIQAQTVANFYLAFEAQLTIIPVINKIDLKNADPERVEKQIEKVFDIPTEECIRISAKLGTNVEQVLQEVVKRLPPPTFKKEDPFKALVFDSNFDHYRGVVANIALFGGYLSKGDRIISAYLGKSYEVNELGLLRPDEHPTDRLYAGQVGYVIAGMKEVKEAQIGDTLYHQKHLVEALPGFKPAKAMVFAGMYPMDQSDYSALRSAVEKLTLNDSSVTVQRDSSLALGAGWRLGFLGLLHMEVFNQRLEQEYNASVIVTAPTVPYKAILSSAKLIKEHGKEEITIVNPAQFPDRSVVKEYLEPMVMGTIITPDDYIGKIMSICLNRRAVQKNMVYIDDHRVMMKYLFPLNEIVVDFYDLLKSMSSGYASFDYEDAGYQAAHVIKMDILLNGKPVEELTTIVHKDRAYSAGKAMCERLQDAIPRQMFEIAVQAAIGSKVIARETIKAYKKNVLAKCYGGDITRKMKLLKKQAEGKKKMRYIGTVQVPKDAFINVLKRKDK encoded by the exons ATGGGCGAGGCTCAGACTCAATTCTTCACCACACCTGCCACCGCAGGTAATTCATCCTCACTCTCGCCAGGTTCAATTTCCGAGCCATCAGAGAcagcagactacg GTGCCATAGCCACGACAGATAAGAACAAACAGGTGTTGGACAAGCTGCAGGTGGAGCGAGAGCGAGGGATAACTGTGAAGGCCCAGACAGCCTCCTTGTTCTACAAGTACCAGGGACAGACTTACCTGCTCAACCTCATTGATACACCA GGTCATGTTGACTTCAGTTATGAAGTGTCTAGATCCATCTCAGCGTGTCAAGGTGTACTGTTGATTGTTGATGCCAATCAG GGGATTCAAGCACAGACTGTGGCTAACTTCTACTTGGCATTCGAAGCTCAGCTGACCATCATTCCTGTCATCAACAAG ATTGATTTGAAAAATGCTGATCCAGAGAGGGTAGAAAAACAGATTGAGAAGGTGTTTGATATTCCAACTGAAGAATGTATTAGG ATTTCTGCCAAACTGGGAACCAATGTAGAACAAGTCCTCCAAGAGGTGGTGAAACGGTTACCACC ACCAACCTTTAAAAAAGAGGACCCGTTCAAAGCCCTGGTGTTTGACTCCAACTTCGATCACTACAGAGGGGTGGTGGCGAACATCGCTCTGTTCGGAGGCTATTTGTCTAAAGGAGACAGGATCATATCTGCGTACCTGGGGAAAAGCTACGAGGTCAACGAGCTAGGCCTCCTCAGGCCAGATGAGCACCCCACAGACAGATT GTACGCAGGCCAGGTGGGCTATGTTATAGCAGGTATGAAGGAAGTGAAGGAGGCCCAGATCGGTGACACCCTCTACCATCAGAAACATCTGGTAGAAGCTTTGCCAGGGTTCAAGCCAGCCAAGGCCATGGTGTTTGCCG GGATGTACCCTATGGACCAGTCAGACTACAGCGCCCTCCGCAGTGCTGTGGAGAAACTGACGCTCAACGACTCCAGTGTGACGGTCCAGAGAGACAGCAGTTTGGCACTGGGAGCAGGCTGGAG ACTAGGCTTCCTGGGCCTGCTCCACATGGAGGTGTTTAACCAGCGCTTGGAACAGGAGTACAACGCCTCTGTCATAGTGACAGCCCCCACTGTGCCCTACAAGGCTATCCTGTCCTCCGCCAAGCTCATTAAG gagcATGGGAAGGAGGAGATCACCATAGTGAACCCAGCCCAGTTCCCAGACAGGTCCGTAGTGAAAGAGTACCTGGAGCCCATGGTGATGGGGACCATCATCACCCCTGATGACTACATTGGGAAAATCATGAGTATCTGCTTG AATCGCCGAGCCGTCCAGAAGAACATGGTGTACATTGACGACCACCGAGTGATGATGAAATATCTCTTCCCTCTGAATGAAATTGTCGTGGACTTCTATGACCTCCTCAAATCCATGTCTTCAGGATATGCCAG CTTTGACTATGAGGATGCAGGGTACCAGGCTGCTCATGTGATCAAGATGGATATTCTGCTGAACGGGAAACCTGTGGAGGAACTCACCACTATTGTTCACAA AGACCGGGCATACAGTGCAGGCAAAGCCATGTGCGAGCGCCTGCAAGACGCCATACCCAGACAGATGTTTGAAATCGCAGTACAAGCAGCCATCGGCAGCAAAGTCATCGCCAGGGAGAC aaTAAAGGCTTACAAGAAAAATGTGCTCGCAAAATGT TACGGAGGTGATATAACAAGAAAGATGAAGCTCCTGAAGAAACAAGCGGAGGGTAAAAAGAAGATGCGGTATATTGGAACCGTGCAAGTCCCCAAGGATGCCTTCATCAATGTTCTGAAGAGGAAAGACAAGTAG